In Shouchella patagoniensis, the following are encoded in one genomic region:
- a CDS encoding DUF2627 domain-containing protein — MGRLIALCILLVPIIGAGYGIKLIRDSFFFIQLTPYPNIWIQFLAGLVFFFLGLFFMAGFIFHRDKKRGKVKVSSSLFNKKA, encoded by the coding sequence ATGGGCAGACTCATTGCTTTATGCATCTTACTTGTCCCTATTATTGGTGCTGGTTACGGCATTAAACTCATACGTGATTCTTTTTTCTTTATCCAACTAACTCCCTACCCAAATATTTGGATTCAATTCTTAGCAGGCCTTGTCTTTTTTTTCCTCGGTCTATTTTTCATGGCCGGATTTATTTTCCATCGAGATAAAAAAAGAGGGAAGGTGAAGGTATCTTCATCGTTATTTAATAAAAAGGCATAG
- a CDS encoding sigma-54 interaction domain-containing protein: protein MKKAIFVGEGIEAQRLLVLIMKLRVVKVLFIISEDDELKRIARENNIANCSIEVEMDDGGEADIVIAKEDTGIEGKHVHFEYAWSLIFSAIDGHLLMEKAIDAIEDGMIIVNVDATVQYMNEAAAQMADIQMNSSIGAAIQQLLPSSGLPRVIRTKQPEYNQLQTFANGTTIVTTRMPLIHNGRGTGAIAIFKDVTEATQMAEQITDLRSIQTMLEAIIYSSNDAISVVDEKGTGLMINPAYTKMTGLLPEQIVGKPATTDISEGESIHMQVLQTERPVRGARLKLGPRKQDVVVNVAPVVVDGHLKGSVGVIHDVSELNKITSQLRQAKRKLASLEANYSFDDIVGSSEGMSLAINQAKLGAETSLPILLLGETGTGKELFAHAIHNESERRKQPFVRVNCAALTESLLESELFGYEQGAFSGALRTGKKGLFEEAAGGSIFLDEVGELSQSTQAKLLRVLQEKEIVRVGGTKPIAMDVRVIAATNVDLYAALHEKRFREDLYYRLNKLPIRIPPLRERINDLAPLATYLIQKLNQDFGRNIQSISKLVLSDFQEYDWPGNVRELENVLARAMIYMNLGATELQNVPLPVKKSKNIGSEEIEVNKELFKSNLSEYLAERERDYIHAVLTETKGIKTEAAKRLGISVRSLYYKMEKHQLE, encoded by the coding sequence TTGAAAAAAGCAATCTTCGTTGGTGAGGGTATTGAAGCACAGCGTCTACTTGTATTGATAATGAAACTTCGTGTAGTAAAGGTGCTTTTTATTATCTCAGAAGATGATGAGCTCAAGCGGATTGCGCGTGAAAATAACATAGCGAACTGTTCCATCGAAGTGGAGATGGATGATGGTGGTGAAGCTGATATTGTCATTGCCAAAGAAGATACAGGGATAGAAGGTAAGCATGTTCATTTTGAGTATGCGTGGAGTCTCATATTTTCTGCAATTGATGGCCATCTTCTTATGGAAAAAGCCATTGATGCAATTGAAGACGGTATGATTATTGTGAACGTTGATGCGACAGTCCAGTATATGAATGAAGCTGCAGCACAAATGGCTGATATTCAAATGAATTCTAGTATTGGTGCCGCTATACAACAGTTGCTTCCTTCAAGTGGATTGCCTCGAGTAATTAGAACGAAGCAACCAGAGTATAATCAGTTGCAAACATTTGCAAATGGCACAACGATTGTCACGACGAGAATGCCCCTAATACATAATGGACGAGGCACAGGGGCCATTGCGATCTTTAAAGATGTCACCGAAGCGACACAAATGGCCGAACAAATTACGGACTTACGTAGTATCCAGACAATGCTTGAAGCTATTATCTATTCATCAAATGATGCGATTTCTGTTGTTGATGAAAAGGGCACGGGCTTAATGATTAATCCAGCATATACAAAAATGACAGGGCTCTTACCAGAACAGATAGTAGGTAAACCAGCAACGACAGACATATCTGAAGGCGAGAGCATCCATATGCAAGTGTTACAAACAGAAAGACCAGTTCGAGGAGCTAGATTGAAGCTTGGTCCAAGGAAACAAGATGTAGTAGTTAACGTAGCTCCAGTTGTTGTGGATGGCCATTTAAAAGGAAGCGTTGGCGTTATACATGATGTGTCAGAGTTAAATAAAATAACTAGTCAGTTGCGTCAAGCAAAAAGAAAATTAGCCAGTTTAGAAGCAAACTATTCATTTGATGACATTGTTGGTTCTTCGGAAGGAATGTCATTAGCGATTAACCAAGCAAAGCTTGGAGCAGAGACGTCTTTACCAATTTTACTACTGGGGGAAACAGGGACCGGAAAGGAGCTATTTGCGCACGCGATCCACAACGAGAGCGAGCGTCGAAAGCAGCCATTTGTAAGGGTTAACTGTGCGGCTCTTACAGAGTCTTTGTTAGAGAGTGAATTATTTGGTTATGAACAGGGGGCATTTTCAGGTGCGTTAAGAACGGGTAAAAAGGGCTTATTTGAAGAAGCGGCTGGAGGAAGCATCTTCTTGGATGAAGTTGGTGAATTATCTCAAAGTACACAGGCGAAATTATTACGCGTTTTACAAGAAAAAGAAATTGTCCGTGTAGGAGGGACAAAGCCAATTGCAATGGATGTACGAGTGATAGCTGCAACAAATGTTGATCTTTATGCCGCGCTCCATGAGAAGCGATTCAGAGAGGATTTATACTATCGATTAAATAAATTACCAATTCGAATACCACCTTTACGTGAACGTATAAATGACTTGGCGCCCTTAGCTACATATCTTATACAGAAATTAAACCAAGATTTCGGCCGAAATATTCAATCGATTTCGAAGCTTGTTCTTTCCGATTTTCAAGAGTATGATTGGCCTGGGAATGTTCGTGAGCTTGAGAATGTTTTAGCTCGAGCAATGATTTATATGAATCTTGGAGCAACCGAACTTCAGAATGTTCCCTTGCCAGTAAAGAAGTCAAAAAACATTGGCTCTGAAGAAATTGAAGTGAATAAGGAGTTATTCAAGAGTAATTTGAGTGAATATCTTGCCGAAAGAGAAAGAGACTATATACATGCGGTTCTTACCGAAACGAAAGGGATAAAAACAGAGGCCGCGAAAAGACTCGGAATCTCTGTACGGTCACTCTATTACAAGATGGAAAAACATCAACTTGAATAA
- a CDS encoding dihydrolipoamide acetyltransferase family protein: protein MATKMTMPQLGESVTEGTISKWLVGPGDKVNKYDPIAEVLTDKVSAEIPSSFTGTITELLVAEDDTVSVGTDICAIEEVGAAPLANEPVQEEESVEQKVPHSTDNDTSQKTRYSPAVMRLAQENNIDLNSISGSGRGGRITRKDVEAYLSLGASQEIPRPEKEENKEQEVVDSVSSKRSNTETTLKGDKEIAVSGVRKAIAANMVKSKSEMPHAWTMVEVDVTNLVNLREKKKAEFKEQEGYNLTYLPFFMKACVEALKEFPQMNSQWADDKIIRKKEINVSMAAATDDALFVPVIHNADELTIKGLAKKTNELAGKVRSGKLSGEDMKNGTFTINNTGSFGSILSQPIINAPQAAILSIESIVKRPVIMETEAGDVIAVRHMVNLCLSLDHRVLDGLICGRFLASIKKRLEHMTEENTMIY, encoded by the coding sequence ATGGCGACTAAAATGACAATGCCACAACTTGGTGAAAGTGTGACAGAGGGAACGATTAGTAAATGGTTGGTTGGGCCAGGCGATAAAGTAAACAAGTATGACCCAATTGCAGAAGTACTTACCGATAAAGTTAGTGCTGAAATTCCTTCCTCTTTTACTGGTACAATAACAGAATTACTTGTAGCTGAAGACGACACTGTTTCTGTAGGGACTGATATTTGTGCAATTGAAGAAGTGGGTGCTGCACCCTTAGCGAATGAACCTGTACAAGAAGAAGAGTCAGTTGAACAAAAAGTTCCTCATTCTACTGATAACGATACTTCACAAAAAACAAGATATTCTCCAGCGGTTATGCGTTTAGCGCAAGAGAATAACATTGATCTCAATTCAATATCAGGCAGTGGTCGTGGCGGTCGCATTACACGTAAGGACGTGGAAGCGTATCTCTCTTTGGGGGCTTCACAAGAAATACCTAGACCAGAAAAAGAAGAAAATAAGGAACAAGAGGTCGTTGACTCTGTTTCTAGTAAACGTTCGAACACTGAGACAACATTAAAAGGCGATAAAGAAATAGCTGTAAGTGGTGTGCGGAAGGCCATAGCAGCGAATATGGTGAAAAGTAAGTCGGAAATGCCCCATGCTTGGACAATGGTAGAAGTTGATGTAACAAATTTAGTGAATTTACGTGAAAAGAAAAAAGCGGAATTCAAGGAGCAAGAAGGTTACAATTTGACTTATCTACCTTTCTTTATGAAAGCTTGTGTAGAAGCGTTGAAGGAATTCCCTCAAATGAATTCCCAGTGGGCTGACGATAAGATCATACGTAAAAAGGAAATAAACGTTTCAATGGCTGCCGCGACAGATGACGCTTTATTTGTCCCTGTTATTCACAATGCTGACGAGCTGACAATTAAAGGGTTAGCAAAGAAAACAAATGAACTTGCAGGGAAAGTTCGTTCTGGCAAACTGAGTGGAGAAGATATGAAAAATGGAACGTTTACAATTAACAATACGGGTTCATTTGGATCGATATTATCTCAGCCAATTATAAATGCTCCGCAAGCAGCAATTCTATCAATAGAGTCAATCGTTAAACGGCCAGTAATTATGGAAACAGAAGCAGGAGATGTGATAGCGGTACGCCATATGGTTAATCTGTGCTTATCTCTTGATCATCGGGTGCTTGATGGACTTATTTGTGGTCGTTTCCTCGCTTCGATAAAAAAACGGTTAGAACATATGACGGAAGAAAATACGATGATTTATTAA
- a CDS encoding thiamine pyrophosphate-dependent dehydrogenase E1 component subunit alpha, whose translation MTEKKHEQLGLTDVDAIEMYKTMLLARRIDERMWLLNRAGKIPFVISCQGQEASQVGAAFALNRDEDFVLPYYRDMGVVLAFGMTAKDLMLSGFAKAEDPNSGGRQMPGHFGQKQNRIVTGSSPVTTQVPHAVGIALAGRLENKNFVTLTTFGEGSSNQGDFHEGANFAGVHKLPVIFMCENNKYAISVPIEKQLACKSVADRAVGYGMPGVTVDGNDPLAVYEAVKHAADRGRNGDGPSLIETVSYRLTPHSSDDDDRAYRSREEVEEAKAKDPIHTYANYLIKCGALKEENLAILDEEIAEIVNEATEYAEQAGYADPKTAYLHVYDEEAN comes from the coding sequence ATGACTGAAAAAAAACATGAACAATTAGGTTTAACGGACGTTGATGCAATTGAAATGTACAAAACAATGTTGTTAGCTAGGCGAATTGATGAACGGATGTGGCTGTTAAACAGAGCTGGTAAAATCCCATTTGTGATTTCTTGTCAAGGACAAGAAGCTTCTCAAGTGGGTGCGGCTTTTGCCTTAAACCGGGATGAGGATTTTGTCCTTCCGTATTATCGTGATATGGGTGTAGTGCTTGCGTTCGGAATGACTGCAAAAGATTTAATGCTCTCTGGTTTTGCAAAAGCAGAAGACCCTAATTCAGGGGGGCGCCAAATGCCAGGACATTTTGGCCAAAAACAAAACCGTATTGTAACTGGATCTTCTCCAGTTACGACACAAGTTCCCCATGCAGTTGGAATTGCCTTAGCTGGTAGACTAGAAAACAAGAACTTTGTAACGCTCACTACTTTTGGTGAAGGGTCTTCCAACCAAGGTGATTTTCACGAAGGGGCAAATTTTGCCGGGGTCCATAAATTGCCCGTTATCTTTATGTGCGAAAATAATAAATATGCTATTAGTGTTCCGATTGAAAAGCAGTTGGCATGTAAAAGCGTTGCTGATCGTGCTGTTGGCTATGGTATGCCTGGTGTAACTGTTGATGGAAATGATCCGTTAGCTGTCTATGAAGCGGTGAAACATGCAGCTGATCGAGGCAGAAATGGAGACGGTCCTTCTCTCATTGAAACAGTCTCTTATCGCTTAACACCACACTCAAGTGATGATGATGATCGAGCATATCGCTCGCGAGAAGAAGTCGAAGAAGCAAAAGCGAAAGACCCGATTCACACGTATGCGAACTACCTAATTAAATGTGGAGCTCTTAAAGAAGAAAACTTAGCTATATTAGACGAGGAAATTGCGGAGATCGTCAATGAAGCGACTGAATATGCAGAGCAGGCTGGATATGCAGATCCAAAGACAGCTTATTTGCATGTGTATGACGAGGAGGCGAATTAA
- the lpdA gene encoding dihydrolipoyl dehydrogenase, with protein MAENYDLVIVGGGTGGYSAAIRAAQEGLKTALVERDLLGGTCLHRGCIPSKALLRSAEVFRTAKNASNYGIKAENIELNFSDVQTRKQEIVDRLANGVKALMNKGKIDVYSGRGRMLGPSIFSPSPGTISVDLENGENEMLIGSNVILATGSSPRPLPNTPFDSEYVLSSDHALELTELPASMLIVGGGVIGIEWASMLVDFGVKVTVIETAERILPTADEVISKEMMKQLQKRGVEFYIGASLDEESLQVEGSVTATIQQKGTSQQLNAEKMLVSIGRTANVADIGIDNTDIVLENGYISVNEYGQTKESHIYAIGDCIGGLQLAHVASHEGLLAVAHMSNKHVEPINPLTVASCIYSFPESAQVGLTEAQAKKAGYQIKVGTFPFAAIGKALVQGDEEGFVKLIADASNNDLLGVHIIGGHATELISEAALAKFLDAAYFEIGETIHPHPTLSEAIGEAALAVDKRAIHM; from the coding sequence ATGGCTGAAAACTACGATCTGGTTATTGTTGGTGGAGGGACGGGCGGCTATTCAGCCGCCATCCGTGCCGCTCAAGAAGGCTTAAAAACAGCGTTAGTTGAACGTGATCTACTAGGTGGTACTTGTTTACATAGAGGTTGCATTCCAAGTAAAGCATTATTGAGGAGTGCAGAGGTTTTTCGAACGGCAAAAAATGCTAGTAACTATGGCATAAAAGCAGAAAATATTGAACTTAACTTTTCGGATGTACAAACCCGAAAGCAAGAAATCGTTGATCGACTAGCAAATGGTGTCAAGGCTTTAATGAACAAAGGGAAAATTGATGTGTATAGCGGTAGAGGGAGAATGCTTGGGCCTTCGATTTTTTCCCCTTCTCCAGGAACGATCTCAGTTGATTTGGAAAATGGAGAGAATGAAATGCTGATTGGGTCCAATGTTATCTTAGCAACTGGATCATCACCTCGTCCGTTGCCTAATACACCGTTTGATAGTGAATATGTTTTAAGTTCGGATCATGCCCTTGAACTGACTGAACTTCCAGCGTCTATGTTGATTGTTGGTGGAGGCGTTATTGGTATTGAGTGGGCGTCTATGTTAGTTGACTTTGGCGTCAAAGTAACGGTTATTGAAACTGCCGAACGAATCTTGCCAACAGCTGATGAAGTTATTTCCAAGGAAATGATGAAACAACTACAAAAGCGTGGTGTTGAATTTTATATAGGTGCGAGTTTGGATGAAGAATCCCTTCAGGTTGAGGGCAGCGTAACAGCGACGATTCAGCAAAAAGGGACGTCACAACAATTAAATGCAGAAAAAATGCTTGTTTCAATCGGACGTACAGCAAACGTCGCTGACATAGGAATTGATAATACAGACATCGTTTTAGAAAACGGTTACATCTCAGTTAATGAGTATGGTCAAACGAAAGAATCGCATATATATGCCATTGGTGATTGTATTGGTGGACTGCAACTGGCGCATGTAGCTAGCCATGAGGGATTACTTGCAGTTGCACATATGAGTAACAAGCATGTTGAACCCATCAACCCTTTAACTGTCGCTTCGTGCATTTATAGTTTTCCGGAATCAGCTCAAGTAGGTTTAACTGAAGCGCAAGCCAAGAAGGCAGGCTATCAAATTAAAGTAGGTACGTTCCCTTTTGCTGCAATTGGAAAGGCACTTGTGCAGGGGGATGAAGAAGGTTTTGTTAAACTAATCGCTGATGCTTCCAACAACGACTTGCTTGGTGTTCATATAATAGGGGGTCATGCGACAGAATTGATTTCTGAAGCGGCGCTTGCTAAATTTCTTGATGCTGCCTATTTTGAAATCGGTGAGACAATTCATCCTCATCCAACATTGTCGGAAGCAATTGGAGAAGCAGCCTTAGCGGTGGATAAACGTGCAATTCATATGTAA
- a CDS encoding alpha-ketoacid dehydrogenase subunit beta — MAVLSYIEAVTSALTEEMERDNKVFVLGEDVGKRGGVFRATAGLYEKFGEARVIDTPLAESAIAGVGIGAAMYGMRPVAEMQFADFIMPAVNQIVSEAAKIRYRSNNDWTCPITIRAPYGGGIHGALYHSQSVEAMFANTPGLKIVMPSTPYDVKGLLKSAIRSNDPVLFFEHKRAYRLIKGEVPESDYTLPIGKADVKREGDDVTVITYGLAVHFALQAAERLEKDGISTHILDLRTIYPLDQEAIKEAASKTGKVLLITEANNEGSIMGEVAAIVAENCMFDLDAPIQRLAGPDIPAMPYAPTLEKEFMINPDKVERAIRDLAEF, encoded by the coding sequence ATGGCCGTGCTATCTTATATAGAAGCAGTGACGAGTGCATTAACCGAAGAAATGGAACGTGATAACAAAGTATTTGTTTTAGGTGAAGATGTGGGTAAGCGAGGTGGTGTTTTTCGAGCTACTGCTGGGCTCTATGAAAAGTTTGGTGAGGCTCGTGTAATTGATACTCCGTTAGCAGAATCAGCGATTGCTGGAGTTGGCATTGGGGCTGCTATGTATGGGATGCGTCCAGTGGCAGAAATGCAATTTGCAGACTTTATTATGCCAGCAGTTAACCAAATCGTTTCAGAAGCAGCGAAAATTCGTTATCGTTCCAATAATGATTGGACATGCCCAATCACAATCCGCGCGCCATATGGTGGCGGAATTCATGGTGCTCTCTATCATTCCCAAAGCGTTGAAGCAATGTTTGCAAATACCCCAGGATTAAAAATTGTGATGCCTTCAACACCTTATGATGTAAAGGGCTTGTTGAAATCTGCAATTCGATCGAATGATCCTGTATTATTCTTTGAACACAAACGCGCTTATCGTTTAATAAAAGGTGAAGTCCCAGAGAGTGATTACACTCTACCAATAGGGAAAGCAGATGTGAAGCGCGAGGGCGACGATGTCACTGTTATAACATATGGTCTAGCAGTTCATTTTGCACTTCAAGCAGCAGAGAGGCTAGAGAAAGATGGCATTAGTACTCATATTCTTGATCTGCGTACGATTTATCCTCTTGACCAAGAAGCGATTAAAGAGGCAGCTAGTAAAACGGGTAAAGTGCTACTTATTACAGAAGCCAATAATGAAGGAAGCATAATGGGCGAAGTTGCTGCTATTGTTGCCGAAAACTGTATGTTTGATCTTGATGCACCTATCCAACGTCTTGCAGGACCCGATATCCCTGCGATGCCGTACGCGCCAACTCTGGAGAAAGAATTTATGATCAATCCAGACAAAGTTGAGCGTGCAATACGCGACTTGGCAGAGTTTTAA
- the spo0A gene encoding sporulation transcription factor Spo0A has product MSNVTVCIADDNRELVHLLSEYVGAQNDMEVVGTAYNGQECLTVVEEKAPDVLLLDIIMPHLDGLAVLERLSQKAKKPQIIMLTAFGQEDVTKRAVDFGAAYYVLKPFDMDALMDKIREIGGNKLTRAKSSSLTFSAPRNEGRQINLDASITSIIHEIGVPAHIKGYMYLREAITMVYKDIELLGSITKVLYPDIAKKFNTTASRVERAIRHAIEVAWSRGNIDSISTLFGYTVSHSKAKPTNSEFIAMVADKLRIEHKVS; this is encoded by the coding sequence ATGAGTAATGTAACAGTCTGCATCGCAGATGATAACAGAGAGTTGGTTCATTTACTTAGTGAGTACGTGGGTGCTCAAAATGATATGGAAGTTGTGGGTACTGCTTATAATGGACAAGAGTGCTTAACTGTTGTAGAAGAAAAGGCTCCTGACGTGTTGCTTCTCGATATTATTATGCCTCATTTAGATGGATTGGCTGTTCTTGAGCGATTAAGTCAGAAGGCAAAAAAACCACAAATTATTATGCTAACTGCTTTTGGGCAGGAAGACGTAACAAAACGTGCTGTAGATTTTGGGGCGGCTTATTATGTACTAAAACCGTTTGATATGGACGCTTTAATGGATAAAATCAGAGAAATTGGCGGTAATAAATTAACAAGAGCAAAATCCTCTTCGTTAACATTTAGCGCACCTCGTAATGAAGGAAGACAAATTAACTTGGATGCAAGTATCACAAGCATTATTCATGAAATTGGAGTGCCTGCTCATATTAAAGGATACATGTATTTGCGAGAAGCCATTACAATGGTTTATAAGGACATTGAATTACTGGGGTCGATAACAAAAGTACTTTATCCCGATATTGCTAAGAAGTTTAATACTACGGCAAGTAGAGTTGAGCGAGCAATCCGTCATGCAATTGAAGTGGCTTGGAGTAGAGGGAATATTGATTCCATTTCCACATTATTTGGTTACACAGTCAGTCATTCAAAAGCAAAACCGACGAACTCTGAATTTATTGCGATGGTAGCTGACAAACTCCGCATCGAACATAAAGTGAGCTAA
- a CDS encoding Glu/Leu/Phe/Val family dehydrogenase — protein sequence MNLFTKMVERDYEQLVVCQDRTSGLKAIIAIHDTTLGPALGGTRMWNYETEEEAFEDVLRLSRGMTYKNAAAGLNLGGGKAVIIGDARKDKNPEMFRAFGRYIQGLNGRYITAEDVGTTVEDMDTIHDETDYVTGISPAFGASGNPSPVTAYGVYVGMKAAAKAGLGSEDLAGKTIAIQGVGNVSYHLCKYLHKDGAQLIVTDIHKPSVERAVAEFGAKAVEPDEIYSVDCDIFAPCALGGIINDETLKTVKASVIAGAANNQLREEAHGVKLQEMGIAYAPDYVINAGGVINVADELNGYNRDRAFKKVEGIYDNVARVFEIARENNIPTFQAADQMAEQRIERMRYARGTFLQNEHHILSRKK from the coding sequence ATGAATTTGTTCACAAAAATGGTGGAGCGTGATTATGAACAGCTAGTTGTCTGTCAAGACCGCACATCTGGATTAAAGGCGATTATTGCCATTCACGATACTACGTTGGGACCTGCGCTCGGCGGTACGAGAATGTGGAATTATGAAACAGAAGAAGAAGCATTTGAAGATGTACTTCGATTATCAAGAGGTATGACATATAAAAATGCTGCGGCAGGATTAAATCTGGGTGGCGGAAAAGCAGTCATTATTGGAGATGCTCGTAAAGACAAAAATCCGGAAATGTTCCGTGCTTTTGGTCGTTATATTCAAGGCTTAAATGGACGTTATATTACCGCTGAAGATGTTGGTACAACCGTTGAAGATATGGATACCATTCATGATGAAACGGATTATGTAACTGGGATCTCTCCAGCTTTTGGAGCATCAGGGAATCCATCACCGGTTACGGCTTACGGTGTTTATGTAGGTATGAAAGCAGCTGCTAAAGCTGGCCTTGGTTCTGAAGATTTAGCTGGAAAAACAATTGCGATTCAAGGTGTCGGAAATGTTTCTTATCACTTGTGTAAATACCTTCATAAAGATGGCGCTCAATTAATCGTAACCGATATCCATAAACCTTCGGTGGAGCGTGCTGTCGCAGAGTTTGGTGCGAAAGCGGTAGAACCAGATGAAATCTACAGTGTGGACTGTGATATTTTTGCGCCGTGTGCTTTAGGCGGAATAATAAATGATGAGACGTTGAAAACAGTAAAAGCATCCGTTATTGCTGGAGCGGCAAACAATCAATTAAGAGAAGAAGCGCATGGTGTTAAATTGCAGGAAATGGGCATTGCGTACGCGCCTGATTACGTTATTAATGCAGGTGGAGTCATTAATGTGGCGGATGAGTTAAACGGTTATAACCGGGACCGAGCTTTTAAAAAAGTGGAAGGCATTTATGATAATGTCGCGCGTGTGTTTGAGATTGCACGCGAGAACAATATACCAACTTTTCAAGCTGCAGACCAGATGGCCGAGCAGCGAATTGAACGTATGCGCTATGCAAGAGGAACGTTTTTACAAAACGAACACCATATTCTTTCGCGCAAGAAATAA
- a CDS encoding BrxA/BrxB family bacilliredoxin, with protein sequence MQSAYNKKRIKRRAKSLQQFNFFMNDVVQEARNDMIQAGYTQLETAEDVEKVFSEEGTTLVMINSVCGCAGGIARPAAAYMKNYETTPDRFVTVFAGQDKEATARAREQFTGYGPSSPSFALLKDGKIQTMVERHEIEGHEPIQVVQKLEQAFDMYCKK encoded by the coding sequence ATGCAATCGGCTTACAATAAGAAAAGAATAAAAAGGAGGGCGAAGAGTTTGCAACAGTTTAATTTTTTTATGAATGATGTCGTCCAAGAGGCGCGTAATGATATGATTCAAGCTGGCTATACTCAACTTGAAACAGCGGAAGATGTTGAAAAAGTGTTTTCTGAAGAAGGTACAACACTTGTAATGATTAATTCTGTCTGTGGATGTGCAGGAGGAATTGCCCGTCCAGCAGCTGCTTATATGAAGAACTATGAAACGACGCCAGATCGTTTTGTGACGGTATTTGCCGGTCAAGATAAAGAGGCAACTGCACGTGCACGAGAGCAGTTTACTGGATACGGTCCATCTTCACCATCATTTGCTTTACTTAAAGATGGAAAGATCCAAACGATGGTAGAGCGCCACGAAATTGAAGGTCATGAACCGATTCAAGTGGTGCAAAAGCTAGAACAAGCATTTGATATGTATTGTAAAAAGTGA